A region from the Silene latifolia isolate original U9 population chromosome 7, ASM4854445v1, whole genome shotgun sequence genome encodes:
- the LOC141589790 gene encoding putative fructokinase-5, with translation MESPAIVSFGEMLIDFVPDEAGVSLGESRGFVKAPGGAPANVACAVTKLGGLSAFMGKVGEDEFGKMLVDILDKNGVNTKGVCFDKEARTALAFVTLKKNGEREFMFYRNPSADMLLKESELNVELIKQAKIFHYGSISLITEPCRSAHLAAMKLAKEAGAILSYDPNVRLPLWASAQDARDGINSIWNHADIIKVSDEEVEFLTQQDPYNEEVVMSLWHDNLKLLMVTDGEKGCRYFSKNFKGSVKGFFVATVDTTGAGDAYVGSFLYSLANNPSLLEDESKLVEALKLANACGALATTQKGAIPALPSMAEALQLVNKNC, from the exons ATGGAGTCCCCAGCTATTGTGTCATTCGGAGAGATGTTGATCGATTTCGTTCCTGACGAAGCCGGTGTTTCATTGGGTGAATCCCGTGGGTTTGTCAAGGCTCCTGGTGGTGCTCCCGCTAATGTGGCTTGTGCAGTTACTAAACTCGGTGGTTTATCCGCCTTTATGGGCAAG GTGGGCGAAGATGAATTCGGAAAGATGCTAGTAGACATACTAGACAAAAATGGTGTGAACACAAAAGGGGTGTGTTTCGACAAGGAAGCAAGAACTGCCCTAGCCTTTGTAACTTTAAAGAAAAATGGTGAGAGGGAGTTCATGTTCTACCGAAACCCTAGTGCCGATATGCTTCTAAAAGAATCTGAGCTTAATGTCGAACTTATCAAGCAAGCCAAGATCTTCCACTATGGCTCAATTAGTTTAATCACCGAGCCATGCAGGTCGGCTCACTTAGCTGCGATGAAGTTAGCCAAGGAGGCTGGTGCTATTCTCTCTTATGACCCCAATGTTCGACTTCCTTTGTGGGCTTCCGCTCAAGATGCTAGGGATGGTATTAATAGCATTTGGAATCATGCTGATATTATTAAG GTAAGTGATGAAGAGGTGGAGTTTCTAACCCAACAAGATCCTTACAATGAAGAagttgtcatgtctttatggcaTGATAATCTTAAGCTTCTGATGGTTACTGATGGTGAAAAGGGCTGCAGATATTTCTCTAAG AACTTCAAAGGATCGGTAAAAGGGTTTTTTGTAGCAACAGTAGATACAACAGGAGCCGGAGATGCGTATGTTGGGTCCTTCCTTTATTCGCTTGCCAACAATCCCTCACTCTTGGAG GATGAGAGCAAGCTGGTAGAGGCACTGAAATTAGCAAATGCGTGTGGAGCTCTAGCAACAACTCAAAAGGGTGCGATCCCGGCTCTTCCAAGTATGGCCGAGGCACTTCAATTGGTCAACAAAAACTGCTGA
- the LOC141590921 gene encoding mitochondrial pyruvate carrier 1, with product MASTFRAFLNSPVGPKTTHFWGPVANWGFVVAGLVDMNKPPEMISGNMTAAMCVYSALFMRFAWMVQPRNYLLLTCHASNETVQMYQLSRWARANGYLSEKKEVEKSPEL from the exons ATGGCTTCGACTTTCCGGGCATTTTTAAACAGTCCTGTTGGTCCCAAGACTACTCATTTTTGGGGCCCTGTAGCCAATTGGGGTTTTGTTGTTGCT GGGCTTGTTGACATGAATAAACCTCCAGAAATGATTTCTGGGAACATGACTGCAG CCATGTGCGTCTACTCGGCGTTATTCATGAGGTTTGCATGGATGGTACAGCCTCGTAATTATTTACTTCTGACTTGCCATGCTTCTAATGAGACTGTCCAAATGTACCAACTCTCTCGATGGGCTAGGGCAAATGG GTACTTGTCTGAAAAGAAGGAGGTAGAGAAAAGCCCCGAACTGTGA
- the LOC141590922 gene encoding cystinosin homolog, translating into MIPVAANDVAFSIHAVILTAFTLFQIFIYERKNQRFSKTSLGIVSAVWISAAVCVFVAIHRHSWLWLTSVFSTIQVTMTVIKYIPQAFMNFRRKSTDGFSIGNILLDLLGGLTNYGQMAVQSVDQKSWVNFYGNIGKTLLSLVSIFFDILFIIQHYVLYPENKRALPITQSEIKETTEFDSKDTAKF; encoded by the exons ATGATACCGGTTGCTGCAAATGATGTAGCATTTTCAATACATGCAGTCATCTTGACTGCATTCACCCTTTTTCAGATTTTCATCTATGAG AGAAAAAACCAGAGATTTTCAAAAACCTCTCTCGGAATTGTCTCCGCTGTATGGATTTCCGCTGCAGTTTGTGTCTTTGTAGCTATTCACAGGCATTCATGGCTCTGGCTTACTTCTGTTTTCAG CACAATTCAAGTCACAATGACAGTGATCAAATATATACCCCAG GCATTTATGAATTTTCGACGAAAAAGCACAGATGGGTTCAGCATTGGTAACATTTTGCTGGATTTGCTAGGAGGTTTGACAAATTATGGACAAATGGCTGTGCAATCTGTAGACCAAA AATCCTGGGTTAACTTTTATGGTAACATAGGCAAAACTTTGCTTTCACTG GTGTCAATATTCTTCGACATTTTGTTCATCATTCAACATTATGTGCTTTACCCTGAAAACAAAAGGGCACTTCCTATTACTCAGTCGGAGATCAAAGAGACTACTGAATTCGATAGCAAAGATACTGCTAAATTCTGA